A genomic window from Anguilla rostrata isolate EN2019 chromosome 14, ASM1855537v3, whole genome shotgun sequence includes:
- the LOC135239283 gene encoding major intrinsically disordered NOTCH2-binding receptor 1-like: MDLSVLPNNNHPEKFLQLDVNTLRASHGMFDRVGFAAGAALSGQRQWQNRVYSQREHSAVNVRSSSAGGSPAFTDRVLEKHITPVTLKTKTNPLYSDPRADRDEWESRTPKPSWTIQDFDRHSTQPDLAGYLKEDPGDLSFWLEDLYTPGYDSLLKKTEAEQKRNKVCKIVTLVVVSLCVLVVVITVPIVVTR; encoded by the exons ATGGACCTGTCGGTCCTGCCGAACAATAACCACCCGGAGAAGTTCCTCCAGCTGGACGTGAACACGCTGCGGGCCAGCCACGGGATGTTCGATCGCGTGGGGTTCGCCGCGGGAGCTGCGTTGTCCGGGCAACGGCAGTGGCAGAACAGAGTTTACTCACAG CGGGAGCACAGCGCTGTGAACGTGCGAAGCTCGTCCGCGGGGGGTAGCCCGGCGTTTACGGACCGGGTCCTGGAGAAGCACATCACGCCGGTCACGCTCAAGACCAAGACCAACCCCCTCTACTCCGACCCCAGGGCTGACCGGGACGAGTGGGAGAGCAGGACGCCCAAACCGTCCTGGACCATCCAGGATTTCGACAGGCACTCGACGCAACCCGACCTGGCGGGCTATTTAAAG GAGGATCCCGGGGATCTGAGCTTCTGGCTGGAGGATCTGTACACCCCCGGCTACGACTCCCTTCTGAAGAAGACGGAAGCGGAGCAAAAGAGGAACAAAGTTTGCAAAATCGTGACTCTGGTTGTTGTGTCCCTGTGCGTCCTCGTTGTGGTCATCACGGTTCCAATAGTGGTCACACGGTGA